The Candidatus Obscuribacterales bacterium DNA segment AATGATGACCATGACCTACAAAACAATTTTGACGGAAGTCGAAGGCAATATCGCCATCATTCGCCTGAATCGTCCAAAAGCATTGAATGCGCTTTCCCACGAACTAATGGGTGAGCTTGTCGAAGCCCTGACTCAATTTGATCGAGATGACAATGTCCGCTGCATCATTTTGACAGGCAGCGACAGAGCATTTGCCGCCGGCGCCGACATCAAAGAGATGGCCGATGAAACTACAGTGAGCATCATGCTCAAGGATCAATTCGCCACCTGGGACCGCGTGCGTTTCACCAAGAAACCAATTATTGCTGCCGTTGCCGGTTATGCCTTGGGCGGCGGCTGCGAGTTGGCGATGACTTGCGACATCATCATTGCTGCTGAGTCGGCTCAATTTGGACAGCCGGAAATAAACATCGGTGTCATACCAGGAGCCGGCGGTACACAGCGCCTCACAAGAGCAGTAGGCAAATACAAAGCCATGGAAATGATCCTTACAGGTAGACCAATTACAGCAAGCGAAGCTCTGCAAATTGGTCTTGTTAATAAGGTAGTGACCAGCGAACTGTTACTTGACGAAGCAAAAGCCCTTGCACAAGAAATTGCGAAGAAATCCCCGATTGCAGTACGCTTAGCCAAAGAAGCCATCCTCAAGGTATTCGATACATCAATTACCGAAGGTCTGGAATTCGAACGCAAGAACTTCTACATGCTCTTCTCTTCAGAAGATCAAAAAGAAGGGATGCAAGCATTCATTGAAAAACGTGCAGCCGCTTTTACCGGCCGCTAACCAAGGAGAATTGTAAAAATGTCCGACGAAAACATTTTGCTCGTAGAAAGAAAAGACGGTGTAGCAACTATCACCTTGAATCGTCCAGATAAACTCAATTCCTTCAACGACGAATTGACATTCAAATTGCAAGATGCGTTGAAGGAAGTGGAAAGAGATGATGCTATTCGCAGCATCATTATTACGGGAGCCGGCCGTGGTTTTTGCGCCGGACAAGACTTGCAAAATCGCAACTTCGGAGAAGGACAAGGTAAGCGCGCATCCTTGGGTGACTCTATACGCCGCCGCTACAACCCGATCGTCTTGAAGTTACGCCGCATGGAAAAACCGATCATCGCCGCAGTGAATGGAGTAGCAGCAGGCGCAGGGATGAGTTTGGCTTTAGCTTGCGATTTCCGCGTCGTTGCCGATAACGCTTCCTTCATCCAATCTTTCACCAAGGTTGGCCTTATACCGGATTCAGGATCGACGTTCGTTCTGCCGCGAATGATCGGCACCACAAAAGCACTTGAGCTTATGTATTCAGCTGAAAAACTAGATGCTCAGACAGCTTTCAACCTGGGCCTCATAAATAAACTTGTAAGTCCCGATACAGTTATTGCTGAAGCCCTGGAGTTTGCGCTCAAATTGGCTAAAGGTCCCAGCAAGGCCTTCGGGCTGACCAAGCGGGCCATCAACAAAGCAATTTTCCCTGACCTGGAAGAGCTTTTGGAGTATGAGGCACAATTACAAGAAGTTGCCGGACGTAGCGACGATTTTGAGGAAGGCGTGAAAGCCTTTATTGAGAAACGCCCGCCTGTTTATTCAGGCAAATAAACACTATCTCTGAGAATTTCATTATCTGAAAACCTGCTCAGATAGCGGGTTTTCCCGTTATTTTGTTTTTCCTTCCGGGCAGGTACAAAATGACAAGATGAACGCCTAATGCCCAAGGTCGTTGAAAGCCATGAAAAACTCTCTCGCAGCTGCATGCGCAGCCCTCGCGCTTGCAATACAATTTACACAAGTTTCCGTCGCCTCGAACATCAAAAATTCTGGCATATTGGTGTCCCAAGGCTATTCCCAACTTACGCACGGAGCGCCAACTAGCGCCTGCAAAACCTTTATACAGGTTTTACAGGTAGAACCAAATAACATGACGGCCAGGCGCTATCTGGCGCATGCCTTGACCCAGTGTGGACAGTATCAACAGGCTATTGTCCAATTTCAACAACTAGCAAAATGTGTGTCCCTCGAAGCAGTGGATTTATCACAATTAGCCACTGCTTACCTACAACTCGGAAATCATCAGTTAGCTTTGAACTGCTACAGCCAAGCCCTCAAGCTCAGCCCCTCGTTTGGTCCAGCCTTGGTCGGTTTGATAAAGACCCACCTAGCTCTATCCGACAAAATACAAGCACGCGCAATTTGTCAAACCGCTATCACACAAGCAAGTGATAGAGTCTCAAAAGAACAAATCCGCCAACTGCTAGAGCAAACAAATGAAAAGGACAAGGAAGCGCAAGTTCAAGGTGAAACTGAGCCCGGATAGTCGCTCACTTCATAAGGGCCCATTGTATGCGTCCTTTCACAGGTTTCACCATGAAGGCAAGAAATACTAGTAGAAAAATGCGCGGCAGCTATATTGCCGATTTCGGACCCGCACTATTTATCCTGGTCATAAGTGTTTTCTTTCCACTGACCAATATGGTGTCCATGAGTCTACGTACAGCTCTGGTCAATAATGCCGTACAGCAAACAGCAGCTGCGGCATCTCGCTGCAAAACATTCGCGAATTCTGTTGGTTCAACAGATCTATCCTCACAAGCGCTTGCATCCTCGACCTTTAGTTCACTCGCCTCGAAGATTGGCGGATTTTCCTCAACTAATGTGCAAACTTCAATCATCATTACCAACATTGCCAGCGGCACATCAACTGTACAAACCACAAAGTTGGCAGCACCAGCAGACACAAATGTAAACGTCTATGCCATTCGAGTAACAGCAACGGGAACAGTCAATCCTCTAGTCTCCTGCGATGCCGGCAAATTCGGCAATATTCCTGGACTAACTACACCATTTACCATTACCAGCACTGCCAGCAGCTACTCCGAATGCACCCAAGGACTTAATCAATAGGACGGAGGTCACGAAAATGAGTACTACAAATAGATCTCGCCGCACCAGAGGACAGTCGATCATGTCCCTGGGCGTGGTGCTCATCATTGTTGCTGTAGTTGTGCTTGGGCTACTCTCCGTCGAGGTAAATAGACTTGTCTTAGCGAAGCAACAACTTCAATCGGCAGCGGATGCAGCAGCTCTTGCCGGAGCGGCAACTCTTGCCAGTTCAGACAATCTCGACCCTATGGATGCGCAGGATCAAGCCTCCAGTACCGCCCTAAACACGTTTCAAAAAAATCAGGTGCTCGGGCGTTCACTTTCAACTGCCACAATTGGAGGAGGTGGCGGCTCCGATTACATCGACATCAATTTCCTTGATCCCCACAACAACAACGCAATTGTTGCTCCTGGCGACCCAAAAGGAAAGGTAGTCCAAGTTACTGCCAATATGGCCTTTCGTCCCCTATTTGCCTTTTTAGGTACTTATAGCTATCCGCTGGCAGCAATTTCCAACGGTGGTGTTCCCAATTTAGATGTGGTTCTCTGCTTTGATGTTTCAGGCTCAATTGACGACCAAACGCCGGTGACATTCATTCGCCGGCGTTGGTCAAACAACAAAATTGTCTACGATATTCCTTCCACCCGATCCGGTTCACCAGTACAACCTCAAGCCAAAGGTCCACTCTATGACATCATCGGTCCGCCGGCAACCGGAACTCGCTCCAATGGTGTTTACCCACAGCACTTATCGCTGACAAACCAATCTGATGTGCGCTGGCCGCTGGTATTTAGTGAACAATCAGGCGTCACAGGTTCAGCAGTTGGACTTAGAGGCACCCCTAATGTCGGCAAACCACCAGGCAATTGCCCACCAGGAACAGCCGGCATTGGCAATCAATACACTTATACGGATGTCGTTGTTAACATTGACGGCAAAAACACATTCGGCGGGTTGGACATTGATGGATACAATTTTCCAGACGTGGCAACTCTTGTGGAGGCATCGCGCGGCAATTTAGAAAACAATACAAATTACGTCAACTCAAAAGCCAACACCTCGCTACCTAACATCCAGCCTAAAGCAGGCTATCAAGCAAAATATTTCGAAATGGCGGCTAAGGAACTTCACCCGCTAGTTGATGCTCAAGAAGCAGCTGCGGATTTCTTCACCATCATGAACACGAATACTGATGGTCACTTTGGTCTCGTAGCATTTGCAGATGCGGCCGGCAGCAGCGCAACAAGTACGCAAAGTCTCTACAATGTAGATTCAAACTACACCACGGCAGGTACAGGCAATTTTGCTACTCCGCAAATTGTTCTTGATCCCACAGCAACCAATACTAATTATGATTCTGTTATTGAAGTTCTTCCCAATACTAGAGCCACCACAGGCACTAATATTGGCGATGCGCTTGATGAAGCAGTAACACAAATTAAAAATCGCAGCAGAGCCGGATCTAAAAAGGCAATTGTGCTCTTTACTGATGGACAACCAACAGTCGGACAGCCACTCTCTTCCGACCCTTGGACCAATGCTCGTAAGGCTGCACAAAACGCCAATGCTCAAGGCATCCCTGTATACACAATTGGACTTGCCCAAAACTCAGAGATTATTCCCGGTGAAGTAGCCATTCTTAACGATACCAATTCCAGCTCATCCAACGGCGGGATAGCCGCAATTGCCGGTAATGGTGGCAAATTCTTCTTGGTCACCAAGACCTCTGATCTGCGCAAAACATTTGAGAATATTGCTCGCCAACTAGTGCAATTGGTCAAGTAGATTGAACTGAGAGGCACTAAGCAAAATGTTAGTTCGCAAAACACTCAGCAGGCAAACGAAGATAAGATCCGCGCACGGCTCTAATCTTGCAGAATTAGGGGCGATCATAACCATAATGACCATGGTCGTCCTTTTCTGCATAAATGCCGCCGTTGTTCTGATGGCCGGCAATATTAACGACAGAGCTTGCCGCGATGCAGCGCGCGCCGCCGCCCAAGCAAGCACGCAGACATCCGCCCAGGCGCAAGCGCAAGCAGCATTGAAATCATATACATCTTCCAATAGCTTCGTGGGTAGCCCGACATTATTATCAAGCGACTTTGTCTATCAGGATTTTGCGGGTAATCCGCCGCCGGACACTTCGCCATTTGTTTCGGTGACGACTACTCTGACCGCCAAAATCCCAGCACCAGCCTTCTGGGGAATGACTTTTGGCTCCTCAGGCAATATAGACATGAAGCAGACTTACTCTTTCCCCATAGTCAAGACGCAGCTCTATTTGAACTAAAACCCAGACCCTGTAGGCATCTCTTGCTCGTTGGGCATACTAATTTGTCCCTGTCCTTGCCCCTGGTTATAACTCTGTTGCGGTTCAGGCACGCGTATTTGTTGCTGCAACGCCAAAAGCTTATCTTTCGCCTTGGGCAGTTCCTTGTCATCCGGCAAAGCCAATCTGATGTAAGCACTGTATTCATTTATTGCAGAAGATATGTGGCTTTCCAACTCAAATAATTTCGCTAAGTTCAAATGTGCCTGCGCGGAATTTGGATTTACTGCCAGTGCTTTCTTCCAACACTCCATTGCGCCTTGATGATTTCCTTTGGAAACATCAGCAATACCAAGATTGATTAACACTTCTTCCAAATTTAGTCCGTGCGCGCGCAACTCGCCTTCACGCTCCAGCATCCTGTTGTACTGAACAGCAGCTCCGCTCCAATTATGCTGCCGC contains these protein-coding regions:
- a CDS encoding enoyl-CoA hydratase/isomerase family protein, encoding MTYKTILTEVEGNIAIIRLNRPKALNALSHELMGELVEALTQFDRDDNVRCIILTGSDRAFAAGADIKEMADETTVSIMLKDQFATWDRVRFTKKPIIAAVAGYALGGGCELAMTCDIIIAAESAQFGQPEINIGVIPGAGGTQRLTRAVGKYKAMEMILTGRPITASEALQIGLVNKVVTSELLLDEAKALAQEIAKKSPIAVRLAKEAILKVFDTSITEGLEFERKNFYMLFSSEDQKEGMQAFIEKRAAAFTGR
- a CDS encoding enoyl-CoA hydratase/isomerase family protein, coding for MSDENILLVERKDGVATITLNRPDKLNSFNDELTFKLQDALKEVERDDAIRSIIITGAGRGFCAGQDLQNRNFGEGQGKRASLGDSIRRRYNPIVLKLRRMEKPIIAAVNGVAAGAGMSLALACDFRVVADNASFIQSFTKVGLIPDSGSTFVLPRMIGTTKALELMYSAEKLDAQTAFNLGLINKLVSPDTVIAEALEFALKLAKGPSKAFGLTKRAINKAIFPDLEELLEYEAQLQEVAGRSDDFEEGVKAFIEKRPPVYSGK
- a CDS encoding tetratricopeptide repeat protein, producing the protein MKAMKNSLAAACAALALAIQFTQVSVASNIKNSGILVSQGYSQLTHGAPTSACKTFIQVLQVEPNNMTARRYLAHALTQCGQYQQAIVQFQQLAKCVSLEAVDLSQLATAYLQLGNHQLALNCYSQALKLSPSFGPALVGLIKTHLALSDKIQARAICQTAITQASDRVSKEQIRQLLEQTNEKDKEAQVQGETEPG
- a CDS encoding VWA domain-containing protein; this translates as MSTTNRSRRTRGQSIMSLGVVLIIVAVVVLGLLSVEVNRLVLAKQQLQSAADAAALAGAATLASSDNLDPMDAQDQASSTALNTFQKNQVLGRSLSTATIGGGGGSDYIDINFLDPHNNNAIVAPGDPKGKVVQVTANMAFRPLFAFLGTYSYPLAAISNGGVPNLDVVLCFDVSGSIDDQTPVTFIRRRWSNNKIVYDIPSTRSGSPVQPQAKGPLYDIIGPPATGTRSNGVYPQHLSLTNQSDVRWPLVFSEQSGVTGSAVGLRGTPNVGKPPGNCPPGTAGIGNQYTYTDVVVNIDGKNTFGGLDIDGYNFPDVATLVEASRGNLENNTNYVNSKANTSLPNIQPKAGYQAKYFEMAAKELHPLVDAQEAAADFFTIMNTNTDGHFGLVAFADAAGSSATSTQSLYNVDSNYTTAGTGNFATPQIVLDPTATNTNYDSVIEVLPNTRATTGTNIGDALDEAVTQIKNRSRAGSKKAIVLFTDGQPTVGQPLSSDPWTNARKAAQNANAQGIPVYTIGLAQNSEIIPGEVAILNDTNSSSSNGGIAAIAGNGGKFFLVTKTSDLRKTFENIARQLVQLVK